Genomic DNA from Mesorhizobium sp. 131-2-1:
CCGGCCGTCTGCGACAGGCTGAAGGCGTTGCCCGGCGCCAGCACGACATTGGCCGACAGGGCGCGGCGGGCCATGTCGGCCGCATCCAGGCCCTCAGGCAGGCTGCACCACAGAAACAGGCCGGCCGGCTGGTCGATCCACGGCGTGATGCCGATCGCCTTCAGGCGGGTGCTCGTTTCGGCCATGGCGCGTGCAAGCCGGACGCGCAGCGCCTCGACATGCTTGCGGTAGCTGCCGTCCTTGAGCAAAGTCAGCACAAGGTCGGCCGCCAGCCTGCCGCCGCCGAAGGTCGTGGCGATCTTGAGATCGGTGAGCTGCTCGATCCAGTCGCGTGGAGCGGCAATGAAGCCGCAGCGAACCGAGGCCGACAGCGTCTTGGAGAAGCTGCCGATGTGGACGACATGCGCCAGCCCGTCGAACGCCGCAAGGCGCGGCGCCGGGCTATGCTCGAAATCGGCGAAGATATCGTCCTCGATGATGGTGAGATCCGCCTGGTCGGCAAGCTTGAGCAGCCGATGGGCGGTGACCGGCGACAGGATCGCGCCAGTCGGATTGTGGATGCCGGAATTGGTGATGTAGAGGCGCGGCCGATGCTCGGCCAGCGCTTGGGCGAACAGGTCGATGTCCGGCCCCGACGGCGTGTAGGGAACGCTGACGACCTTGGCGCGGTGCGCGCGCAGCAAGGCGTGGAAGTTGAAATAGCAGGGATCGTCGACCAGCACGGTGTCGCCGGGTTCGATCAGGAAGCGGCAGAGGAGATCGATGGCCTGTGTCCCGGACTCGGTCAGCATGATCTGCTCCGGGGAGGCTTCAATGCCGTGCTCGGCCATGCGTCGCGCCAGCAGTTGCCGCAGCGGCGGCAGGCCGAGCGGCGTGCCGTAATCGGCAAGCGTCACGTCGTCGGCGCGAGCCGCCGAGCGCAGCGCCCGGCGCAGGGCGGCCTGCGGCATCCATGAGGCCGGCAGCCAGCCGCAGCCGGGTTTCAGCACCTCGTCGCCCGCCTCTAGCGACTGGCGCGAGACCCAGAGCGGATCGACCTCGCGATCGAGGCGAGGGCCGATCTCGGCCAGCGACAGCGGCGCCAATGGTCCGGCGGCATAGAAGCCGGATCCAGGCCGGGAGCGGATCGCGCCTTCCGCGGCGAGGCGCTCATAGGCCTCGACAACGGTAGATTTCGAAACCCGCATGGATTTGGCAAAGGCGCGGATCGAGGGCAGCCGCGCTCCAGGCGTCAGGCTGCGCGCGGCAATCCGCTGGCGGATCGCCGCCATGACAGTTTCGACAAGCGTGGACGCGGCAAAAGTGCGCCCAGCGTCGGTTTCCAGAACGAGTTCGGTCATCTGTACTGCTCGAATGGCCATTACAGTTTTGGCGAATTGTACCGCATTGTCTCTGGCCATTCCATAGGGGTCGGCCCGATAGAGGGCGAAAGAAGTGGGGCCTGCAATGGACAAGACCGCGAGCGGCTGGGCGAACGGATTCATCGGTGTGTTGATCTTCAGCGGTTCGCTGCCGGCGACGCGTGTGGCGGTGGCGGATTTCGATCCGACATTCCTGACGTCTGCAAGAGCGGCGATTGCCGGACTGCTTGGCCTGGCGATGCTGCTCCTGTTCCGCGAGAAGCGCCCTGAGCGGAGCGATGTCTTGTCGCTGGTGATCGTGGCGCTGGGTGTCGTGGTCGGCTTTCCGCTACTCACTGCGCTGGCGCTCAAGCACGTCACTTCGGCCCACTCTATCATCTTCGTCGGCCTGCTGCCGCTGGCGACAGCGATCTTCGGCGTGTTGCGCGGCGGCGACCGTCCAAGACCGGCGTTCTGGCTGTTCTCCTGCCTGGGCAGCGCGCTGGTCGCCGGCTTCGCCCTGATGCAAGGCGTGACCGCGTCCCCGATCGGCGACGGGTTGATGCTCGCCGCCATCATCGCCTGCGGGCTGGGCTATGCCGAGGGCGCCGCGCTGTCACGCAGGATCGGCGGCTGGCAGGTGATTTGCTGGGCGCTGGTGCTGTCGCTGCCGGTCATGCTGGTGCTGTCTTTTGCGACATTGCCGCCATCC
This window encodes:
- a CDS encoding aminotransferase-like domain-containing protein yields the protein MTELVLETDAGRTFAASTLVETVMAAIRQRIAARSLTPGARLPSIRAFAKSMRVSKSTVVEAYERLAAEGAIRSRPGSGFYAAGPLAPLSLAEIGPRLDREVDPLWVSRQSLEAGDEVLKPGCGWLPASWMPQAALRRALRSAARADDVTLADYGTPLGLPPLRQLLARRMAEHGIEASPEQIMLTESGTQAIDLLCRFLIEPGDTVLVDDPCYFNFHALLRAHRAKVVSVPYTPSGPDIDLFAQALAEHRPRLYITNSGIHNPTGAILSPVTAHRLLKLADQADLTIIEDDIFADFEHSPAPRLAAFDGLAHVVHIGSFSKTLSASVRCGFIAAPRDWIEQLTDLKIATTFGGGRLAADLVLTLLKDGSYRKHVEALRVRLARAMAETSTRLKAIGITPWIDQPAGLFLWCSLPEGLDAADMARRALSANVVLAPGNAFSLSQTAGRFLRFNVAQSDDERILVALEAAMSA
- a CDS encoding DMT family transporter, with translation MDKTASGWANGFIGVLIFSGSLPATRVAVADFDPTFLTSARAAIAGLLGLAMLLLFREKRPERSDVLSLVIVALGVVVGFPLLTALALKHVTSAHSIIFVGLLPLATAIFGVLRGGDRPRPAFWLFSCLGSALVAGFALMQGVTASPIGDGLMLAAIIACGLGYAEGAALSRRIGGWQVICWALVLSLPVMLVLSFATLPPSFASVGSSAWIGLAYVSLFSMLIGFVFWYRGLAQGGIAAVGQLQLLQPFFGLALAATLLHEQVSPLMIAVTVAVVFCVVGAKKFAKQELTGRAASA